A single Hippocampus zosterae strain Florida chromosome 1, ASM2543408v3, whole genome shotgun sequence DNA region contains:
- the LOC127597367 gene encoding uncharacterized protein LOC127597367: MIEVQTSLGIFEGKAGQVFLTYDQTALDQQKYLKGGNLIAWSIAHGGPCIKALDPCLFQLMCGQEPTLEQFDWHVLPDPDVQSKVKRIQQCKTNEDLIALQRDLGDWISECGIPGIFSAKVEDMPKIYAYVVKHYIYLRTAKMIHQFTEGMNAYGKLWDLVKKKWIAFLPLFTNMQEPLSKAAFKAILTYNYSDRGTNNCQTEEDTIYSWEMVLNMIEDEVPVLGFRDNICIDFYDQAEGMRRLPYASTCMLCLYLPRGVTEENDLQQMLSQAIGDSLGFGKV; encoded by the exons ATGATAGAGGTACAGACCTCCCTCGGAATTTTTGAAGGAAAGGCTGGCCAGGTCTTTCTTACTTATGACCAAACGGCTCTAGAccagcaaaaatatttgaaaggtgGCAACCTTATCGCTTGGTCAATTGCTCATGGTGGTCCATGCATTAAGGCCCTGGATCCTTGCCTCTTCCAGTTGATGTGCGGCCAGGAGCCAACACTGGAGCAGTTTGACTGGCATGTGCTGCCTGACCCAGATGTGCAAAGCAAAGTCAAAAGG ATTCAACAGTGCAAGACAAATGAGGACCTAATAGCACTCCAACGTGACTTGGGGGACTGGATTTCTGAGTGTGGCATCCCAGGAATATTTAGTGCCAAAGTTGAAGACATGCCAAAAATCTATGCGTATGTTGTCAAGCATTACATCTATCTCAG AACAGCCAAGATGATACACCAGTTCACGGAGGGAATGAATGCATACGGAAAGTTGTGGGACCTAGTCAAGAAAAAGTGGATCGCTTTCTTGCCCCTGTTCACCAACATGCAGGAACCTCTGTCAAAGGCAGCCTTCAAAGCCATTCTCACTTATAATTACAGTGACAGAGGAACCAATAATTGTCAGACAGAGGAGGATACCATCTACAGCTGGGAAATGGTTTTGAATATGATTGAGG ATGAAGTTCCTGTCCTGGGTTTCCGCGACAACATCTGCATCGATTTTTATGACCAGGCTGAGGGCATGCGACGTTTGCCCTATGCGTCTACCTGCATGTTGTGTTTGTACCTGCCGAGAGGAGTTACAGAGGAGAACGACTTACAGCAGATGCTCTCCCAGGCAATAGGCGACTCCTTGGGCTTTGGAAAGGTGTAG